Part of the Cottoperca gobio chromosome 16, fCotGob3.1, whole genome shotgun sequence genome, CTTCATCCCTCCACAACTCCCTGAAATGGATGTATCTGATTCCGAAACACGCACCGGAAAAACACATCCCTGCAACCTGAGTGCAGACGGGAACGGCTCCAATCAGCCGATCCACAGAGACTGACACTGACCCCAATCCATCTCTGGGGCCCGGTCCAGCACCGGACAGCTAGATCCGCCCGTTTGACACCGGCTGACGAAGGACTTGGAGCGAGTATAAAGGAGGATGGACTGTTTGGATCACGGTGGAACATAGAAACATGTAATGCGACGTGTTCTGCCTCCTCCCTTCTACTGTCAACACCTACACATGgggaatatatacatatacacatgtatatccATCAGCATGATCAAGGAAGTGTGGGGCGATTTGTCAGCCTGGGTATCTGCTCTGGAGAAGAGTAATAGGTGATGGGCATTAAATATAAGCACATAAAGGAACGGACACAATATCATAAACACCTGTACAACACCTGTCATTTTGTTCCCCAATATACATGAACCCCTTTTCAGTTAAGGGCGAATCATGTCAGGGGTTCTAtaaccataaaataaaaaagggaaatgctATATCTTGTAAACATTTATATCAAATCCCGAACCAATACTTAATGATTCATTTGCATTTCCATCTTTATCACCAGGGTGATGTGTTGAGGATGTTCCTATACCAATTGTAAATCCCCCTGAGGctaatttgtgatatttatataaataaaaatgtatttgacaagACCCAAAACTTAAACCACATGGCCACGCTTTGCTAAACTAGCAAGCTCACTAGCAAAGCAAATATTCGTGACATCCAGCTTTAAAAAGAAGGACGAAAGGTTGCTTGAGTTAGTGGTTACGTGGCTTGCTCGAGGGAAACCCAACTGTTGTTGAGGtaaaaagagaacatttcaaatgtggACCCTCTATGTGGTCTGTGCCGTCGGATTGAATGTCTCAGACTGTCACTCCTCACTGTTTTGCATTGTGTATTAGGAACACTTTTACTATAATTAAAAAGGAGGATGTTTGCAACATGGGAATTTGATGAtcccaagaaaaaaaaagaagggagggaTATAAACTGTGGTGGAAACTGGGAGCTTGTCAAGTCTGACTGAGCCGAGGTGGttggaggatgatgaggaggggGAGGTAAGAACCCATCACTAAAACACTCAATTGATCAACCAAACTCCCAGGGTGCAAGAAAATATGACTGCCATCTGCTCAACTGCATGCAGGGGGAGTGAGAGGTGGAGGTTGGGGATGGAGGGTgaaaatgaagaggaggaaagttGCAGAGAGTGGATGTCTCAGTCTCACCATCGGGCCACCCAAGTAGAGCTCACATtcagtgtgtgggggggggggattcaagGTACAAGGATGTGGAGATagagggaaataaaaacacactgacacacacttacCATGTCGAGAGCTGCAACGGCCTTCTGGAGGGCATTAGCCAGAGTGACAGCTTGTGCAGATCCACCTGTGATAACACAGGCCGATCGGGACAGAGTCTCTGCAAGAGAAAGACACGTGATTGGCTGACAACCTCCTGTGATCATTGGAGTGACAGCGTACATTGGCATGAACACAAACTGGCAAATCTTATGGCAGTTCTCAAAATCCTTTAGATAAGCTTTAAACAAATAACTGGAAACATCTCAACCAGACTGGAAAAAGAGACGCTTACAGTATAAAAGGTTTGTGGGATGAGTCTATGAGTCGTTGATGTATCCTAGAAGCTTCtcaaatttaaaacatttagcgAATATCAAAACATATGAAAGAATGATGGTGTACAATATTAGACTGCTTTGACTACACCTGAGTTGGTTGATCATTTAATggagaataaatataaactcGGTTAATGCTATGACCACCAGTTTTAATTACTTCAACTTCAGAGAACTCAGAGAAGTACCCGTGAGCCTTAGATGCCATGAAGAAGAAGCTGGTCAGAGGCAGGAACTAGAGCAGCAATAGATATTCAAAGCGATTTGTCGTTGAATTCATACAAAATTTACCAAGAATCGAAGATTAAATCCATTTAAGCTTCACATCGAGTTTTCTCAATGGCATAATATTTAGCTTTTAGCCACCGTTAGCAGCGCACATAACAGAATCTGTGATTGGATGTGTCTTGCTGAAATGCACCTTGGGAGTTATACCATCTGCCTCAAAGTTTTTGTGTACAGTCTTGCCCCGTTTACTCTTTTATCAAAGAACTAGAAATGTTCTAACACGGTTGTTAATCTTGTGTGCTATTTATTTAACTGGGAGGGTTTCATGTTGACTTAAAACATAAATGGGACTTTTAGTTCCAGGACCAGTGGCGCCAGAAAGAGCAACTCTATGGTGAAATGATAAGTTCATGGTCAAAAACAGAACATAATTTGACCATTTCTATCACGTTAAGATGGCCTACGTTGTGAAACAACAATCACTTATCACAGCTGCAAAAAACAGAGGATATCCAGAACAGCTGCCTCACTTAAAAAGCCATCTATTGAGAAATCAGTTCATAagtgttcacacaaacacacacttctaacCAGGATATGCAGCCACGTGTAggcctgcacacacacgtacacacacacacacaacattttcTCATACTGACAGATGTGAGAATTTTCTTCCACGTCGTctccaaaaaacacacaatgaattCATTCACATCAGAGGCTCTGGGAATAGTCACTGCGCACCTTATGTCATCATCAAACAGGTAACTGTTGGTCCAGGTGCTGGCAGGGTAAAATATGGGGCTGTGTTTATTTCAATGTCTCTGATTGTGAAAGTGTCCCTTGTCCTGACTTGCTCTCTGTAGTGTTCACAGGCCGCTTACACCAGGCCTGTTCCAACCAAACTGAACAATGCTACAAAGAATGTATCCCTCTCCGTGCAGTGACGGGCCAATTTTGGTTTATTATATTCAACAAAAGCACTCTTACATTGCTCATTTCTGACAATGTAACCTGTCTGAGAAGACCTACTGCCTTGATCCTTTCATATGTCTACATGGATTCatcatgtgtgtatatgaagatgaaaaagtccactttatacagtatatgcaggAAATGATGTAAAGACAAGGTACCTTTGATAATGGACTCCGCAGCTGCCAAATCCCGTTTGTAGGTTACCTGGAGGACAACATAACTTGGGTTTAAAGGATCAGTTCCaccaaattataaaaaataaacatttttatcataGGTGTCTGGAAATAGATAGTTTGGGTTTTATTAGATTTTGAGATATCTACCTCTAAAAAGTACAACACCACCCCAATATACTAAAGAATTATATGTGTGGTTCCTCAAAGCATTAAGAAGTGATCTACATCGATGGTTTCCAGTGTCTCAAGATGACAAGGGAAATAATTCTGCTACACAAAATACTATTTATTCCTTGACCTTTTTCTCCAATCTTTGATTTTTCTTGAGAAATAATGTAAAGTTTTTCCTCTTCAAGCCACTAAAAGTTTAAATAAGAGAATCTAATAACATGATCCCGCTGCAAGAACTAATCCCGGAACCTTAGTTTTAACCGGAGGTACCAGGGTCTTTGAGTTTCCCTGCCATTGTTACTTGTGCCAAAAAGGTCCACGCTCTGGGCATGGGCGCCTAGTTATAGTTAATAGTGAAGGTGCAAGATTAGCAACAGGCAAGGGGAGGTATGGCAAGAAAAATTCTATTTAATTAACACCTGAAAGTGCCATTTCCTGGAATATAGAGCCTTCAATCACGACCAATAAAGCCGTTCTTTCACTATAAAGCTAGGTTTTTAATGcactatatattaaaataatgttttagcCCTGGTGAAAACCTCATAAAAGATAGAAATACAACTGCAGTATACTTTTTGCGTCATGTCCTATCACCTGCACCCTTTGCCTGAAGTATTTCCAGTAGGTGAGACCATCTGCCATGGAAAGTCTCCCGttaaaaataactatttggTTGAAAATGACCCTAAAAAAGGGAAAATCCTATCTGTAATCCAACCTGCAAGCGTTGGATCGTGGCTTTGTATTTATCACAAGCAAGAGTTATGAAGAGTAACAGGGGCATTGTTTctgtaaaaaagtaaattaaatgtcCATCTTCAACGCTTCgagcaccacaaactaaatgtactgtatatcaggATGGAGGCAGAAAGGTCAAAGcctcaaaaaacatttttgtaatttggatGAACTAACCGTTTCAGGCAGAAAGTTACATGATCTGACAGAGGGCTGAATACGGAACATTTAAACTAATTTCTACATGCTAATGCTGAATGTCACATTCAATATATTAGTACTTTTTATTAGCACTTTCATTTCATGAGCTTTTGCCCATATGATAAATCAGCAGCGGGGATGTGCAGGCCAAAATGTCACCAAATCCAAAGTCCCCAACCAAAACCATGCTCCTGGCGAGCTCACCTTCCACAGCGTTGGCGGACCCTGGATGAGCTTGGCAGTGGTGCCACAGTACTGCAGGGCCAGATGGAGACACTCGGTGCCAAACTCAAAGTCGGATTCGCTGCACTGCAGGAAGgacacagcagagaggagaggatgtgcaCGATTGTTGACAACTATATATTTCCATCACACTTGCAGGCGAACTGCGGTACACCATGTTGTTCCACTGCAGTGTTGGAACGGCACCAGAGGCTGCAACCAACCGGATGCCCTGTTACATATGCCAACTCAAAGAAAAGATAAATCTAATGATAATCTATGATAATAGGAATGTAAAGTAATTTTTTACCTGAAATGGCACTAGAGGAAACGTTACAATTCACCCTGAggagaccatgaatgtcttTACTAGATTTCATCAAACAATTGTcaaaacatttcactcaaaactacaccaagtacaattctgaggtacttttatttaacttgagtatttccatttcctgctactttatacttctactccactacaattcagaggcagatattgtactttttcctcCACTACTTTAtctgataactttagttactttgaagattcagattaaaaatacaaaatataaatcaacaaaaaaTGTAGCATGTATTATAATAAGTAAAGATACACTTTATTGGTCACTTGATGAAATGTACAAGCTACACAGCAGTAAATTAAGTTTTGTGCTCCACCATTAATACATCAGTTATTAAAATccagtaatataaaatattatattttgaaataGCCATTCTGCTTAATCAGTGCTTTACTTTGGTACTTTTGGTATATTTTGATGAATACTTCTACTTGaaacagtatttctacactgccgttttacttaagtaacatgtgtgtgtgtacttcgtCCAACTCTGTCTGCAATTTAGATTTTGAAATGTCTTCATCTACATGTAGACGTTGTGGATGGTGGAAGGGGAAAGGTCAGAAGGATCATCTTTTGCAGATAATTCATATCTAAACTAAATTCTGCTGCATCTCCATGTAGccaaaaatatcaaatgaaaaacatattgtGGAAAAGACCTTTTGTTTCAATGTCAGCAGCATGTTTGGAAAGGTCTACGTCTACTTAGTACACCTGCATTTAAGAATTGCCTCACATTGTTATTTTCACAGGAATTCCGACTCTGAACAATATGACCTGGCGTCTGATTTACCACTTGTGCGGCAAGCCTCTTCGTCTGTCCAGACATTCCTGAGATCATTTGGTTCTGTGCAACATATTGTCGTCGCCTGGAGAGATGAAATTCTTCTTTAAACTTGAACTTTCTGCACATATTTCACCAAATCAAATCTGAAGCCTTTCAAACACTGTCTGCATCGTGTTGGGAGACACGAGGTGTTTGAACAGAAGAGAAACAGGCTCATAAAATGATCTTTTCAGCCGACACTTACCGTTACGATACCGTTTTCTTTGGCTTTTCTGTTGGCCCTTTAACGATCTTATCTTTCCGAAGTTTGGTTTCATCAGGACATAAGACATTTTTCCACTTTGTTCTGCAAATAATATTGCGCTTTCTTGTATAACTGTGGATGCTACACAAATGGTTGTTCCTACATATGCGAGAAATGGTCCAACTTTGTTGATCAGTTGTTGAACTCATTCGAAAATTGTTCAACTCTCGATCTAAAGGCTGTACCAGTGTTACCCAcaggaatgtgtttgtgtcggaTGACCAgaaaacatttccaaacatACAGAATAGTACTTATCATAAAAGCAGTAACTCATAAAATGGTCTTTTACTTTCCCTTCTCAACAGCAGAGATGTGACATTGTTTGTTCCAGTACTTGATTTTCCCTCGTTTTTCAAGTACCAGTTCCAAGGCTCATTAGTAGGTAAGAACATGTGGTTCTAGTATATTTCATTGGAAGGAAACGCTACACATGCAAATTCGATGCTTTCGTGCactttgaaaaaacagcttAATAAATGTGTTACCTGTTACACAAAAACATGCGTGACTGTGGCTGCAAAGGCAACTCGTGGGAGGAAGGGCTGGTCTGTCCTAATCAGCTGAAAGTCACtttcaaaaaaggaaaaaaaaaagtatgaaaaaTCTTTCTGTGAGCCAAGAGAGATTAAAGGTCTAACCGAACTAATTAGTTCAGATCAGATGAGGGCAGATCTGGATGTCAAGTTAATGCTGAATGATGAGTACTAACTCCAATATACAATATTCCATATGAAAGTTAAGTGAAATTTGGATTTAATTGGATTTCAGGCCTTTaggaaataaaaactaaaaatgcaaACGTGAAATTCTACCGACCAAAATCCGTCTGTAGCACAAAACTGTTAAATAGCTGCTGGTGACATTTTCTGTCTTGTTTACTGATTCTTTGTTTCATATTGCTCATTTTaatcatgatttttttttcctacTTGAGAAGTGAGAACAGGTCTAAGAACATTGGCACAGTATCACCTAATCAAGTTTTTATGGCCAATGTTGGCTATATGGAAGTCCAATATTCGTTTGGTCTCCACAAACTCCTAAAGGAATGATCTCCTAAATGCATTTAGCTGCTGTGTGGGGATTAATGCTTGATTAAGAGTGGTTCGCATACTTAATTGTAccaatgaacattttatttgtgctgTAACTCACGGCTGGGAAAGCTCAGTTTGTGTAGGTCACATGGAGGTTTGGATTGAGGCGATGAGCTCATTTGGTTTAACGCAGTCTAAAAAGACAAATCCATGCTACCTGAGATTATGCCTGGGTAATATTTTGTCAAGCTATAAAAGAGAGGGGTCTTTTATCCCATGGACCCTGGAACTGAAGAGAGAAATAACAGCAGAAATACGCTCTCGGTCTTGGGGTAATTTAACCTTTAGCATTATCTCCCAGTACAAAAGCTTTCACTGAGGACTGGATAAAGTGTCTCCCCCTTTGTCTTTTCAGCACTAAGTTCTTCTACTCTCAATAGATGTCAAGCTACAAATGTGCAGCTCTCAGAGATTTTTTCTGAGCATGTCCTACAGTCCTAACCTGACACTTTCTCTATCTTTTGAAAggttgaagaggaggagagcaacagggggagagagggtgaCACACTCTCAAGCATCCCCCaaccttctcttcctccagtGACCGCCCGAATTTCTCTTCATTTATGCGACTCGACTGGCCTTGAAACCGCAGCATAAatgtgatcttattatgttaaAAGGGCCAGGACAAAGCCAACGGGGCTCTTAAAGCAATCTGAATATCCATACGTGCCaggagtaaaaaaaataactgcAGACAAATGCATACTTTAGCTCTTAGCTCAAGGTTTGCTGCGTCCTTCAGAAAACGTGGCTATCGGAAGAACCAGCTGATGAAATTAAGGTTGAAGTAGCAAATAAATAAGGTCAGCTTCTGCAATTCCACTTTCATATTAGGTTTTCTTGCATCAGCCGGCCAAGTCTTAGCAATAAGACCGCTTTCTGTGAAGAATCAACACTTTTACGGTTTACGTCAGCGGTTAAATTCTTTCCATTTTTCAGGTACACATATTAAAACCCACTCAACTGTTGAGACTGTTAATCCGACTCCACCTAAATGTGCCGTGTCATTTCAGTGCTCTTTTTCCAACTGAGCCTTTGTTCACATATGTTCCACAGACTAATCTGCCGCAGTGTGGCAGAATATATTAATGTGTCACTTCTTTCCCAGACGCAGCAGAGGCCAAGTGAAAATGATAGCACCCAGGCCACAAGCCTTTCAGAGTGAAACCCTGCAGGTTCTGGCACATCAGCCGAACAATGAAGGACTGTAAAGGTCTGTTATGATGTATGAGAACCATTAAGTCCTTTGTCAACTAAGTGGTGTAATTTTTTAGAGCATAAATCTCAACGTGACTGTCATTTCATAAGACTTGAGGGACTTTTTTTTGTGCAATTATTCGACACCGGGAGTTGGTGGCACACGCCTGCGGGACTTGATTTGTCCATCCTGTGATCTTATTTCACAAATGTAGCTGCTCATTTGTCCCCTGTCTCTGTAGCTTGTTGTTTCTGACAATTTTATTTCAAATCTTTGCCGTTTACAGCCATAATGTCAACTACCTAGCAAAGGGGAAAATGCTTATTTGAGTTGAGTGCGATGTTTTAGCTTAAaacatgaactaacattatcaacataaTGTGAAGAGGTTACAGGGGTCCGTGTACGTTTTGATAGATTGTTTATTGGATTGAATTCAAAGTGGCcgcacaggttagacccagcactgcctgtttttcttctttctgccactttggaatttgtccaataaacaaactatcaaaactcCCGCGGACCATACAGCCTCGGGTTAGtggcacagtaaacacagcGGCTAACTACAGGCCGACGCCACACGTGAAGATAagatagcagtgttattttgacaGGCTCTCAGACTTTCAGCAGGTAGGTCGAACTTTgcgtattcttgccctgctgtcAGTTAGTAGTGTCtttcagcagtttgtttttattaaactgataaatgtacatttagattagtagaggtgaaatgctgacCCCTATTGGTTTAAAACATGTGGCCAGGTcgtacacattgcacctttaaatgtCATGTCGCCCTTCCTCATCATGTTTGCACCGATTGTTGTCACCATCACCCTCGTGCCCACATCGACAACATTGGAACGCCCTCTTGTGTGTTaaaggtaaataaaaacaatagacTTTACCCTCTGATACGCTTGAGAGATGACATCATATGTGAATCCCTGAGGCATCTCGCTGGCTCGGTACTTGGCTCGCTCCAGAGAATGATCCATGTAGCCCTCTGATGTGGTGGCTATCACCGTGGAAACGAGAGGTCGGATAGCTCCTGCTGCCTGAGCGAAACAAAACACGGTTTTAGTATTTGTTTTGAATACAATAATAGAGAGATACTATACCCCTAAGCAAGCTGTGTAAAGGGTGAAGTGAGTCTCAAAGTTGCTCTACAATAGAAGAACATAATAATCTGTGAAATCACATAACAGCATTTAAGCATTTCTCACAAACATATGCAATGATACAGTGAGCTCAGTTTGATTAACAATACATACAGCTTGATGTCACAATATTCTTAATAAAGTGTGACAGTCAGACATTCATGtgtcttaaggccctgtcacacatatccgtatgacagaagcgtatgccggcgcatacaaatatttgtctgagtccaaatacgtccaacttttcatcggatcggaaaagtgaacatatacagatacgcatgtctaacctactgatatcgtatcacttcctaatacaaaatgtatcagacgaatgcccaacgaatgcataacgtatacaaacatatggcgtatacaaaatatcggcaacacgctggtgtacgtagatataaggtataagtagtattcgttaagagctcactgtgttacgctggggtgcgattttgaacgctgatgttttgagcatgttcaaaattaccggacgtacccgacgtgtgcttcataagatatgcagacgttacgttatgttagacatacgtgaatacggaatacgtacgtgaatatttacctacgtaaatatagtacgtgaatacctacttacgtaaatatagttactacgttagaggtacgttagatataggctacgtcagctgacggtgaaccctacagccaacttattgataacgagtggataacctattcctaccctatgttaagatgatgcctgacgacaggagtaacttattaaacgtgtttctacagtacagctagcgttcagcatgttagccgttctccagcatcagcatgacgtgaaccaaatggcacttttccagctctgttggccagacgctctgatacgttttaaataagtaagtgatatgctatcaatgtttgacatacgtataataatttgttatgtatgcgttatgtatgcattatgtatgcgttatgtatgcgtcagctacaacaccgctgtggaaaagttggacacattttgagctacttttcatatacgccggcatgtttctgccatacggagctgtgtatgtctggcgtgttcggcgtaacgtctgcgtccttcaaacgatcacaatttacccttaatttatatcaacttattgccgatatttcgtatgcgccggcatacgtttatGTCAttcggatatgtgtgacagggcctttagttgtTTCTAATACGGTTTGGTAACaaagttttttctttattaaaaagtaagaatcttttacatttaaatgagagctgcaacaattagtcgatcgacagaaaaatactTGGCACTTTCTTTCtaatttttcatttaaaaatggagatttcctgcctttctctgttttatatcatacaaCAACACATCTTAAGACATCAACTTGatctttgagaaactgggatggacttttttttacatttttgacattttaaataccAAAAGATTttaattaatctagaaaatgaAATGAGGTGAAGGTACATCGAATCAATTTGAAATGCACCAAGTTGTCCAAAAGTGTGGTGTTCATGAACTGTATGAGGAcataaatgtacagtacagagagaggaaaatTAGCGTGTCATATAGAGAGTCGTTGTTTGTTGTCACAGCAACCATCTGTACCAAATCCCCTCTATACAGTAATGCTACATCCCTTATGGAGACATTTCTTTTCAGTTTGGACGTCCGTTGTAGACTCAAAttatcaaaatgttaaaataagatgTGAAACCTTCAGGGCTTTTCAGAACACTAAAATCATGATTAATAACTTAtatcataaaaaacaataagGATCATGAGATGCTATCGAAAGCTGGAAAAAGTTAGCACATTTCAAACTGAGAATAATCCTCCTTTAAATCAGCAGCCATATTTCACAGTAACAATACATCCATCTAAACCAGCACAGCTGGAGCACACACTGCTTGCACTTCTTGGTAAtactaaataaatcataatttctCAGAGAATATTTTCATCTCACAACAGCAGGATTGATTGATTGAGGCAGTAGACGGTCAGCGAGCGTATGCAAGAGGAACATTTcgcaaatgaaatgaaagcaaaCATGTGTTCTGCGTGTTACACATGCTGTGGAAATCAAAAGGGATCTGCTGCTTCTCGATGGAGACAGGCTCATGAAGCGTGGACACTGGCAAGATAATGAAGACCAGACCGCCTGCTGTGAAAGTTCatcacaaagcacacacacgctcacaaacacaccataAATGTTGGCCTCATGTCAGGGAGCTCTTGCTTTCTTCACAACCTTTGTGACCTGCATTGAACAGAGTCTCAGTCATGAATCATTATGAGACTAATCTGCAGGCGTGTTCGTCACAGCGGCCGTGACTTTGGACCAAATGTTTTCAATCTATCACTGATGAAATAAACGTCGCCACCAGGAGCGATAGATCTGTCATACTGATAAACACTTTCTGAAAAAAGTCCTTAAGGTGTGATCACAAGTGTTTGCCTTATTCGGTCTGAAACTGTCTGGAAAACTtcactttgtttgtatttttagagtttggtttgtttatgtTCACACTGCACGATGAAAAATGAAGCTcagggacacacaaaccaaaaacatatgTCGCTGTTGGTAGCCCGTCATCCCACCAGGTGAAAGGTTTGATTCCTGTAACTGCTGCTGACCATGATGGATTTGTTTAGAGTGTGTTGTAATTGACCTTTTCTGGTTTTCAACTAAAATCACAGGAAAAAATTAAGTATGAGCTACAGTGGAGATTTAATGTGTTGTACGAGGCTCTCCAAGCATGAGGAACTACTGGCATTTTGGGGTCGTTTCCTCAATTTGTTACAATTAGTTATTACGATATGAACTGCTGTTCTCTTGGAAACACTGACAATCCATAAAGGTTACACATCttaaagctatatatatatatatatatatatatatatatatatatatatatatatatatatatatatatggaagcTTTGCAAATAGTTTCAATTATGATCATTTCCAAGTTCTGACATTAACTGTGCTTTGAACGCTTCCTTGTAgcagaaattaaatgtttgcagTGAGCAAAGGCCCAATTTTTACTGATTTatgttggtttaaaaaaaaaatatatatatatatatatatataaatagagacAAATGCTAATTTCCCCTGGATTGACTTAGATTTCTTTGTCTTATAAAGAACcacaactaacaattatttgaaTTGTGTGCCAATTCctttattgattaattgattgtttggtATATAAAACCCGTTTCCAAGAGTCCAagatgacgtcttcaaatgttaAATTTTATCTGAACAACAGCCTAAAACTCAAACATATTtagttaaatattatataagGGTTTTTAGACTCGCAGCCAGACAAAACATTTGGAGGACATCACCTCGGACACCAGGAAACTGGGACGTGCAATTCTCACTCAGACAATTGATCAAGAAGATAAAGAATAATTGTTAACTGCCACCCTTTATAAGACAATATTATAAGCTGGAACCAGGAGCCACTTTGCTTGAAAGATTATTATGCCATTGTCAGAATAGCTGCTGAACTATGATAATGTGATCGACTAATAAAATCGTCTCTCATGTGTTTGGTACCAATGTTCTCACTTAACCAAGTAAACCAAATCAAAAGGAGGAAACAGTTCAAATAAACTAATATAAAAACACCCTTGATGTAGATGAGAAAGAGCAGAAGATATAATATGTTGGAGGGGATTTCAGTTCCTGGGTGTTTTACTTCAAATGGCTTTCATCATACTGACCCCTTGTTCCTTGGCAGCCATGGCTATTTTGTACAAAAAATCCTCCTCTACAAAAGGCCGCACGGCATCGTGGATGATGACCACTTTCGGTCTGTCCGCTGCCggtctctcctccccctcctcgcCCAGAGCCAGGACTCCGTTACATATCGACCTGTGACGAGTGGAGCCGCCTGGCACAACTCGAACCTTCGTGTGCTGGAAATGCTGGACGATGTCCGTCATCAGGTTAATGCTTTCTTTGGCAACGACGACCACAATGCTCTGGATCCATGACACCCTGCAAGAACACAGCGTTCGCTCAGCAACGTCTGTTTTGTCAGGTGAGAAGTAAGAAAAACCAGGCAGAATATAAAACCCACTAGAGCTTCTTACATTTAGTAATTAATCTATTGATTATAATTTG contains:
- the crppa gene encoding D-ribitol-5-phosphate cytidylyltransferase; the protein is MEDNHISLQSDSCDPDRPAHPGTFPTCEAGKSDHQPAERSVDFPVSVVLPAGGTGERTGLQTPKQFCSFLGRPLISYTIQAFERVSWIQSIVVVVAKESINLMTDIVQHFQHTKVRVVPGGSTRHRSICNGVLALGEEGEERPAADRPKVVIIHDAVRPFVEEDFLYKIAMAAKEQGAAGAIRPLVSTVIATTSEGYMDHSLERAKYRASEMPQGFTYDVISQAYQRCSESDFEFGTECLHLALQYCGTTAKLIQGPPTLWKVTYKRDLAAAESIIKETLSRSACVITGGSAQAVTLANALQKAVAALDMELDVIPDLTGENSRYLLKERNFIQVSVNRSCLSEVEAILTDLEAANQALLHPLVVIWVHLSGSDEPSVGGRMVEPAAIMDLASAAKLRNILLYGIQLHPSKDTERWERSVLRVADITSALIRERSHALVGQLLQA